In Streptomyces sp. 840.1, one DNA window encodes the following:
- a CDS encoding ABC transporter permease: MAEALEAVGTEAPAAVFEPRSRLAEGVRAYGLIAAMWLRSTMAYRASFVMTAFGNFAATAFDFVAIMLMFSHVDVLGGYTLPEIALLYGAAGTAFGLADLVMGSMDRLGRRVRDGTLDTLLVRPVPVIAQVAADRFALRRLGRITQGALVLGYALVTLDIEWTVARVLMVPLMLLSGAAIFGAVFVAGAAFQFFAQDASEVQNSFTYGGNTLLQYPPTVFATDLVRGVTFVVPLAFVNWLPALYVLGRDYPLDLPDWVAFLPPVVAALCWVVAGLAWRAGLRAYRSTGS; the protein is encoded by the coding sequence GTGGCTGAGGCGCTGGAGGCGGTCGGGACGGAGGCGCCCGCCGCGGTGTTCGAGCCCCGGTCGCGATTGGCCGAGGGGGTCAGGGCGTACGGGCTGATCGCCGCGATGTGGCTGCGCTCGACGATGGCGTACCGGGCGTCGTTCGTGATGACGGCGTTCGGCAACTTCGCGGCGACGGCGTTCGACTTCGTCGCGATCATGCTGATGTTCTCGCACGTGGACGTGCTGGGCGGATACACGCTGCCGGAGATCGCCCTGTTGTACGGGGCCGCAGGTACGGCGTTCGGCCTGGCGGACCTGGTGATGGGGTCGATGGACCGGCTGGGCCGGCGGGTGAGGGACGGGACGCTGGACACGCTGCTGGTGCGGCCGGTCCCGGTGATCGCGCAGGTGGCGGCGGACCGCTTCGCGCTGCGCAGGCTGGGGCGGATCACGCAGGGGGCGCTGGTGCTGGGCTACGCGCTGGTGACCCTGGACATCGAATGGACCGTTGCGCGGGTGCTGATGGTGCCCCTGATGCTGCTGAGCGGGGCGGCGATCTTCGGGGCGGTGTTCGTGGCCGGGGCGGCGTTCCAGTTCTTCGCGCAGGACGCCTCGGAGGTGCAGAACTCCTTCACGTACGGGGGCAACACGCTGCTCCAGTACCCGCCGACGGTCTTCGCGACGGATCTGGTGCGCGGGGTCACGTTCGTCGTGCCGCTGGCGTTCGTGAACTGGCTGCCGGCCCTGTACGTCCTGGGCCGGGACTATCCGCTGGACCTGCCGGACTGGGTGGCGTTCCTGCCGCCGGTGGTGGCGGCGCTGTGCTGGGTGGTCGCGGGGCTGGCCTGGCGCGCGGGCCTGCGGGCGTACCGGAGTACGGGAAGTTGA
- a CDS encoding ATP-binding cassette domain-containing protein: MSTDSSFIELDGLEKVFDVRRRTGFLRSERREVRAVDGISFRVARGEMVGYIGPNGAGKSTTIKMLTGILTPSGGSLRVAGIDPSRERTRLAHRIGVVFGQRTTLWWDLPLRDSYRLVHRMYRVPDARFRANLERCVELLDLEELLDVPVRQLSLGQRMRGDIAAALLHDPEVLYLDEPTIGLDVVSKAKVRGFLRDLNAERGTTVLLTTHDLTDIEQLCRRVMVIDHGRLMYDGALSGLHEVGESERTLVVDLERELPPIRLESEPAVRTVKVEGPRQWLAFPASASAAPLVARIAAEYPMVDLSVREPDIEAVIAKMYASAKAPAAGPDAATATGAAGR, encoded by the coding sequence ATGAGCACGGACAGCAGCTTCATCGAACTGGACGGCCTGGAGAAGGTCTTCGACGTCCGCCGCCGCACGGGCTTCCTGCGCAGCGAACGCCGCGAGGTGCGGGCCGTCGACGGCATCAGCTTCCGGGTGGCGCGCGGTGAGATGGTCGGCTACATCGGCCCGAACGGGGCGGGGAAGTCGACGACGATCAAGATGCTGACGGGCATTCTCACCCCGAGCGGCGGCTCGCTGCGGGTGGCGGGCATCGACCCCTCCCGGGAGCGGACGAGGCTGGCGCACCGGATCGGGGTGGTCTTCGGGCAGCGCACCACGCTCTGGTGGGACCTGCCGCTGCGGGACTCGTACCGGCTGGTCCACCGGATGTACCGGGTGCCCGACGCCCGCTTCCGGGCCAATCTGGAGCGTTGCGTCGAACTCCTCGACCTGGAGGAGCTGTTGGACGTCCCGGTGCGGCAGCTCTCGCTGGGGCAGCGGATGCGCGGCGACATCGCGGCGGCCCTGCTGCACGATCCGGAGGTGCTGTACCTCGACGAGCCGACGATCGGTCTCGACGTGGTGTCGAAGGCCAAGGTGCGTGGATTCCTGCGGGACCTGAACGCGGAGCGCGGTACGACGGTGCTGCTCACCACCCACGATCTGACGGACATCGAGCAGTTGTGCAGGCGGGTGATGGTGATCGACCACGGCCGTCTGATGTACGACGGGGCGTTGTCCGGGCTGCACGAGGTGGGGGAGAGCGAGCGGACGCTGGTGGTCGATCTGGAGCGCGAACTCCCGCCGATCCGGCTTGAGTCGGAGCCCGCCGTGCGCACGGTGAAGGTGGAGGGGCCGCGGCAGTGGCTGGCGTTCCCGGCGTCCGCGTCGGCGGCGCCCCTGGTGGCGCGGATCGCCGCGGAGTACCCGATGGTGGATCTCTCGGTGCGGGAACCCGACATCGAGGCCGTGATCGCGAAAATGTACGCCTCGGCCAAGGCTCCGGCCGCGGGGCCGGATGCGGCGACGGCCACGGGGGCTGCGGGCAGGTAG
- a CDS encoding DUF1707 domain-containing protein encodes MRASDAERERIAEILREAVAEGRLEMEEFEQRLEAAYKARTHGELEPIVRDLPAVGAAVAPVAPAGQVLTGSMARWSDRVGKPATSGGAFAFWGGFRRRGNWTVGRKFTAFAMWGGGEIDLREANFEDREVVIRCFTIMGGMQVTVPPDLNVEVRGIGVMGGFGESTKDEGVPAPDSPRVRITGFALMGGVGVERKRSRAEKQRLRDAERSRGRLEKGDGGTGAGDR; translated from the coding sequence ATGCGTGCCTCCGACGCCGAGCGTGAGCGTATCGCCGAGATTCTGCGCGAGGCGGTGGCCGAGGGCCGGCTGGAGATGGAGGAGTTCGAGCAGCGCCTCGAAGCGGCCTACAAGGCCCGTACGCACGGGGAGTTGGAGCCGATCGTCCGCGACCTCCCGGCCGTCGGCGCGGCGGTGGCGCCGGTGGCGCCCGCGGGGCAGGTCCTGACCGGTTCGATGGCGCGCTGGTCGGACCGGGTGGGCAAGCCCGCGACGTCGGGCGGTGCCTTCGCGTTCTGGGGCGGGTTCCGCCGCCGGGGCAACTGGACCGTCGGCCGGAAGTTCACCGCCTTCGCGATGTGGGGCGGCGGTGAGATCGATCTGCGCGAGGCGAACTTCGAGGACCGTGAGGTGGTCATCCGCTGCTTCACAATCATGGGCGGTATGCAGGTGACGGTTCCGCCGGACCTGAACGTCGAGGTCCGGGGCATCGGAGTCATGGGCGGCTTCGGGGAGAGCACGAAGGATGAGGGCGTCCCGGCCCCGGACTCTCCCCGGGTGCGGATCACCGGCTTCGCGCTGATGGGCGGCGTCGGCGTGGAGCGCAAGCGGAGCAGGGCGGAGAAGCAGCGGCTGCGGGACGCGGAGCGCTCACGCGGCCGGCTGGAGAAGGGCGACGGGGGGACCGGGGCGGGCGACCGGTAG
- a CDS encoding SGNH/GDSL hydrolase family protein, producing the protein MPRRQGYALLIALVTGTAALAAVVAFAGSMLFSGPRAKASASAAPQSTARPPAAPAHSTGLWLATWAAAPVLGATDPTHDQDLTHRTIRNVVHTSVGGNAARITLSNLFGTRPLLVDDVTVNTRPVTFRGAPATTIGVGGKIVSDPVVVPVAADSDLVVTLRTPTARGPITVHPNSHQSSYVETAQGTWRSTVWRYLTAVDVRSTTAAGTVVALGDSLTAGTGSTTDANSRWPDVLADRMNGRYAVVNQGIGGNRILHDGIGPRALDRFRRDVLDVSGAKTVIIALGVNDVQGFPQQTDPQRITDALRTMTQQAHAHGMRVVGATLMPYDGYRSWTPAQDAVRNRVNETIRAGGVFDQVLDFDREMRDPVHPYRLNPAYDCGDHLHLNDAGYQRLGSLVNPADLVRVRPSSDAL; encoded by the coding sequence ATGCCCAGGCGCCAGGGGTACGCCCTGCTCATAGCTCTCGTGACCGGCACCGCCGCGCTCGCCGCCGTCGTGGCGTTCGCCGGCTCGATGCTGTTCTCCGGGCCCCGGGCGAAGGCCTCCGCGTCCGCCGCACCGCAGAGCACGGCCCGGCCGCCGGCGGCTCCGGCGCACTCCACCGGGCTCTGGCTCGCCACCTGGGCGGCCGCACCCGTCCTCGGAGCCACCGACCCGACCCACGACCAGGACCTGACCCACCGCACCATCCGCAATGTCGTGCACACCAGCGTCGGCGGCAACGCCGCCCGCATCACCCTCTCCAACCTCTTCGGTACGCGTCCGCTGCTGGTCGACGACGTCACCGTCAACACCCGCCCGGTGACGTTCCGGGGCGCCCCGGCCACCACCATCGGCGTGGGCGGGAAGATCGTCAGCGACCCCGTCGTCGTCCCGGTCGCCGCCGACTCCGACCTCGTCGTCACCCTGCGCACCCCCACCGCCCGGGGCCCGATCACCGTGCACCCCAACAGCCACCAGAGCTCCTACGTGGAGACCGCGCAGGGCACCTGGCGCAGCACCGTCTGGCGCTACCTCACGGCCGTGGACGTGCGCAGCACGACCGCCGCCGGGACCGTCGTCGCGCTCGGTGACTCGCTCACCGCCGGCACCGGTTCCACCACCGACGCGAACAGCCGCTGGCCCGACGTCCTGGCCGACCGGATGAACGGCCGGTACGCGGTCGTGAACCAGGGCATCGGCGGCAACCGCATCCTGCACGACGGCATCGGGCCGCGCGCCCTCGACCGCTTCCGGCGCGATGTGCTGGACGTCAGCGGCGCGAAGACCGTCATCATCGCCCTCGGCGTCAACGACGTGCAGGGCTTCCCCCAGCAGACCGACCCGCAGCGGATCACGGACGCCCTGCGCACCATGACGCAGCAGGCCCACGCGCACGGGATGCGGGTCGTCGGCGCCACCCTGATGCCGTACGACGGCTACCGCAGCTGGACCCCCGCGCAGGACGCCGTACGCAACCGGGTCAACGAGACGATCCGGGCCGGCGGGGTCTTCGACCAGGTCCTGGACTTCGACCGCGAGATGCGCGACCCGGTCCACCCGTACCGGCTCAACCCCGCCTACGACTGCGGTGACCATCTCCACCTGAACGACGCGGGCTACCAGCGCCTGGGCTCCCTGGTGAACCCGGCCGACCTGGTACGCGTCCGGCCGTCGTCCGACGCGCTCTGA
- a CDS encoding DUF445 domain-containing protein produces the protein MERIEGTGTGERDTGTAAAEGAASSTGGRSAGTRRPASLASFAYTAADEEKRRGVRRMKTTATGLLLLVALVYVLATWAKNEGVGGWPGFVAAAAEAGMVGALADWFAVTALFKRPLGLPIPHTAIIPTKKDQLGASLGSFVGENFLSGDVVRERIHSLGIGGKVGAWLAEPEHADRVTAELATALRGALTVLRDSDVQAVVGEAITRRANAAEVGPSLGKMLEKVVADGGHRRVVDLVCVRAHDWLVMHGDSVMDAVQGGAPGWTPRFVDKRVGERVYKELLRFLTEMRDMPGHPARGSIDTFLTDFAADLQTDSETRARVERLKSEVLGRGEVQDVIASAWSSVRTMVIAAAEDEQSELRLRARASLMSLGARLATDGRLQAKLEGWLEDAAVYVVTTYRTEITSLISDTVAGWDADQTSKKIEAHIGRDLQFIRINGTVVGALAGLAIYTVSRALGG, from the coding sequence ATGGAACGGATCGAAGGCACCGGAACCGGCGAGCGGGACACCGGTACGGCGGCGGCCGAAGGCGCGGCTTCGAGCACGGGCGGCAGGAGCGCGGGGACCCGCCGCCCCGCCTCCCTGGCCTCGTTCGCGTACACGGCGGCGGACGAGGAGAAGCGTCGCGGCGTACGCCGTATGAAGACCACGGCCACGGGCCTCCTTCTGCTGGTCGCGCTCGTGTACGTCCTCGCCACCTGGGCGAAGAACGAGGGGGTGGGCGGCTGGCCGGGCTTCGTCGCCGCGGCCGCCGAGGCGGGCATGGTGGGTGCGCTGGCCGACTGGTTCGCCGTCACGGCACTCTTCAAGCGTCCGCTCGGCCTGCCGATTCCGCACACCGCCATCATTCCCACGAAGAAGGACCAGCTCGGGGCCTCTCTCGGTTCCTTCGTGGGCGAGAACTTTCTGTCGGGCGATGTCGTACGGGAGCGGATTCACTCCCTCGGCATCGGCGGCAAGGTCGGGGCGTGGCTCGCGGAACCGGAGCACGCGGACCGGGTCACGGCCGAGCTGGCGACCGCGCTGCGCGGTGCGCTGACCGTGCTGCGCGACTCGGATGTGCAGGCCGTGGTGGGTGAGGCGATCACCCGGCGGGCGAACGCGGCGGAGGTCGGCCCGAGCCTCGGCAAGATGCTGGAGAAGGTCGTCGCCGACGGCGGGCACCGCAGGGTGGTGGACCTGGTGTGTGTCCGGGCTCACGACTGGCTGGTGATGCACGGCGATTCGGTGATGGACGCGGTGCAGGGCGGTGCGCCGGGCTGGACGCCCCGGTTCGTGGACAAGCGGGTGGGGGAGCGGGTCTACAAGGAGCTGCTGCGCTTCCTCACGGAGATGCGCGACATGCCGGGGCACCCGGCGCGCGGCTCGATCGACACGTTCCTGACGGACTTCGCCGCCGACCTCCAGACCGACTCGGAGACCCGGGCCCGGGTGGAGCGGCTGAAGTCGGAGGTGCTGGGGCGCGGTGAGGTGCAGGACGTCATCGCGTCCGCCTGGTCCTCGGTCCGCACGATGGTCATCGCGGCGGCCGAGGACGAGCAGAGCGAACTGCGCCTGCGCGCCCGCGCCTCCTTGATGTCCCTGGGCGCCAGGCTGGCGACGGACGGCCGCCTCCAGGCGAAGCTGGAGGGCTGGCTGGAGGACGCGGCGGTGTACGTCGTGACGACGTACCGGACGGAGATCACGTCGCTGATCAGCGACACGGTGGCCGGCTGGGACGCGGACCAGACCTCGAAGAAGATCGAGGCCCACATCGGCCGCGACCTGCAGTTCATCCGCATCAACGGCACGGTGGTGGGCGCGCTGGCCGGACTGGCGATCTACACGGTGTCGCGGGCGCTGGGAGGCTGA
- a CDS encoding MFS transporter has product MPADIPVPADAAPPAVQAPHPRFAVGVLAFCGVVVAVMQTIVVPLLPHIPQLTGATPAAASWLVTVTLLTGAVFTPVLGRVGDMYGKRRVLVASLAVLVAGSVLCAVSSHIGVLITGRALQGAAIAVVPLGISILRDELPPERVLSAVALMSSTLGIGAAVGLPVAAVVIENFEWHTMFWVSGVIGLIDIALVLRCVPESPLRSRGRFDAVGALGLSAALVCLLLAVTQGADWGWGSVRTVGLLVTAVVVALLWGAYELRVATPMVDLRVSARPAVLLTNIAALLIGFAFYANSLVTAQMVQEPKATGYGLGASLVVSGLCLLPGGVAMVALSPVSARISARRGPKVSLALAAGIIAVGYGVRYFTSHSLWLIVAGATVVASGTAIAYSALPALVMRGVPVSETGAANGLNTLMRSIGQAFCSATVAAVLANITFRAGGRTAPTLHAYQLVFVIAAGAALAALVVTLFLPGHGQAGAGTVKESRKAPDIREGGVRTAQTQEGA; this is encoded by the coding sequence ATGCCCGCGGACATACCCGTCCCAGCCGACGCCGCGCCCCCCGCAGTCCAGGCCCCGCACCCCCGCTTCGCCGTCGGGGTGCTGGCGTTCTGCGGCGTCGTGGTCGCGGTCATGCAGACGATCGTCGTCCCGCTGCTCCCGCACATCCCCCAGCTGACCGGAGCCACCCCCGCCGCGGCGAGCTGGCTGGTCACCGTCACGCTCCTCACCGGCGCGGTCTTCACCCCGGTCCTGGGCCGGGTCGGTGACATGTACGGCAAGCGGCGGGTGCTCGTCGCCTCGCTCGCGGTGCTGGTGGCGGGCTCGGTGCTCTGCGCGGTCAGCTCGCACATCGGGGTCCTGATCACCGGGCGCGCCCTGCAGGGTGCGGCGATCGCCGTCGTCCCGCTGGGCATCAGCATCCTGCGCGACGAGCTCCCGCCCGAGCGCGTGCTGTCCGCCGTCGCGCTGATGAGCTCCACGCTCGGGATCGGCGCCGCGGTCGGGCTGCCGGTCGCCGCCGTGGTCATCGAGAACTTCGAATGGCACACGATGTTCTGGGTCTCCGGCGTGATCGGACTCATCGACATCGCGCTGGTCCTGCGCTGTGTACCGGAATCCCCGCTGCGCAGCCGGGGCCGCTTCGACGCGGTCGGCGCGCTCGGCCTGTCCGCCGCGCTGGTCTGCCTGCTGCTCGCGGTCACCCAGGGCGCCGACTGGGGCTGGGGCTCGGTCCGGACGGTCGGCCTGCTCGTGACGGCCGTCGTGGTGGCACTGCTGTGGGGCGCGTACGAGCTCCGCGTCGCGACGCCCATGGTCGACCTGAGGGTCTCCGCCCGCCCGGCCGTACTGCTCACCAACATTGCCGCGCTGCTGATCGGATTCGCGTTCTACGCGAACTCGCTGGTCACCGCCCAGATGGTGCAGGAGCCGAAGGCCACCGGTTACGGGCTCGGCGCCTCGCTCGTCGTCAGCGGGCTGTGCCTGCTGCCCGGCGGTGTGGCGATGGTGGCGCTCTCGCCCGTATCGGCGCGGATATCGGCCAGGCGCGGCCCGAAGGTCAGTCTCGCGCTGGCGGCCGGGATCATCGCCGTCGGGTACGGGGTGCGCTACTTCACCAGCCACAGCCTGTGGCTGATCGTCGCCGGGGCCACCGTCGTCGCCTCGGGCACGGCGATCGCCTACTCGGCCCTGCCCGCCCTGGTGATGCGCGGGGTCCCGGTCAGCGAGACCGGGGCGGCCAACGGGCTCAACACCCTCATGCGGTCGATCGGCCAGGCCTTCTGCAGTGCGACCGTCGCCGCGGTCCTGGCCAACATCACCTTCCGGGCGGGGGGCCGGACGGCTCCGACCCTGCACGCGTACCAGCTGGTCTTCGTGATCGCGGCGGGGGCGGCGCTCGCCGCCCTGGTCGTCACGCTGTTCCTGCCGGGCCACGGGCAGGCGGGGGCGGGTACGGTCAAGGAGAGCCGCAAGGCGCCGGACATCCGCGAAGGCGGTGTACGGACAGCACAGACCCAGGAGGGCGCATGA
- a CDS encoding TetR/AcrR family transcriptional regulator, translating into MTGGQATAPATGSAEAGTGRGAILRAARRAFTQRPYAEVTIRQIAADAGVSPALVVKHFGRKEELFNTVADFGPAAAELFDAPLALLGRHMVVTLVVRRRELKSDPLLRVVFSLGNQDERSLLRDRFHEQVTDALTARLSGPDRTLRAELLAGHLLGLGATLSLHREGAGALATPERIADLYAPALQKLITG; encoded by the coding sequence ATGACCGGCGGCCAGGCCACCGCACCGGCCACCGGGTCCGCGGAAGCGGGCACCGGCAGGGGCGCGATCCTGCGCGCGGCCCGGCGGGCGTTCACGCAGCGCCCGTACGCCGAGGTGACGATCCGCCAGATCGCCGCGGACGCCGGGGTGAGCCCCGCCCTGGTGGTCAAGCACTTCGGCCGCAAGGAGGAGCTGTTCAACACCGTGGCCGACTTCGGCCCGGCCGCCGCCGAACTGTTCGACGCGCCGCTCGCCCTGCTGGGCCGCCACATGGTCGTCACGCTGGTGGTCCGGCGCCGCGAGCTCAAGTCCGACCCGCTCCTGCGCGTGGTGTTCTCCCTCGGCAACCAGGACGAACGCTCACTGCTGCGCGACCGGTTCCACGAACAGGTCACCGACGCCCTGACCGCCCGGCTCTCCGGCCCGGACCGGACCCTGCGCGCCGAGCTCCTGGCCGGACACCTGCTCGGCCTCGGCGCCACCCTCAGCCTGCACCGCGAGGGAGCCGGTGCCCTGGCCACCCCGGAACGCATCGCCGACCTCTACGCACCCGCGCTCCAGAAGCTGATCACGGGCTGA
- the def gene encoding peptide deformylase, with protein sequence MAARFDDTSRDRRVHVQGVPVDSFPRFAPETERGSVRRITVVGEEVLRRPCREVTEFGSAELSRLVDDMFATNQVAEGAGLAANQVDVDLRLFMWDITDDWGVRHVGHIANPVLDEVPPGERRLVEESEGCLSVPGPYRMVARLDRTVVRGRDKDGNPLVIEGRGYFARCLQHETDHLRGHLYLDRLAQRERKTALREMAAARDETFARRAALAAKLGK encoded by the coding sequence ATGGCCGCTCGCTTCGACGACACCTCGCGGGACCGCCGGGTACACGTGCAGGGCGTACCCGTCGACTCCTTCCCACGGTTCGCGCCGGAGACCGAGCGGGGCTCGGTGCGCCGGATCACCGTCGTCGGGGAGGAGGTCCTGCGCCGCCCGTGCCGGGAGGTCACCGAGTTCGGCTCCGCCGAACTCTCGCGGCTGGTCGACGACATGTTCGCCACCAACCAGGTCGCTGAGGGCGCCGGGCTCGCCGCCAACCAGGTCGATGTGGACCTGCGGCTGTTCATGTGGGACATCACGGACGACTGGGGGGTGCGCCATGTCGGGCACATCGCCAATCCGGTCCTGGACGAGGTACCGCCCGGGGAGCGCAGGCTGGTCGAGGAGTCCGAGGGGTGCCTTTCCGTCCCCGGCCCCTACCGGATGGTGGCCCGGCTGGACCGTACGGTCGTACGCGGCCGGGACAAGGACGGCAATCCGCTGGTGATCGAGGGCCGGGGCTACTTCGCCCGCTGCCTCCAGCACGAGACGGACCACCTGCGCGGCCACCTCTATCTGGACCGGCTGGCGCAGCGGGAGCGGAAGACGGCCCTGCGTGAGATGGCCGCCGCCAGGGACGAGACGTTCGCCCGGCGGGCCGCGCTGGCCGCGAAGCTGGGCAAGTGA
- a CDS encoding helix-turn-helix domain-containing protein, translating into MSDEKRQAASTGPLPYRARKPLPDHPVRVALLDLLAEVGTVTSTEAAARLGHSSGLCSFHLRQLAAHGLIEEAPHKGGRVRPWRLRWEPAGEPRDREGVAEFDVLARGLEDESYRHWLSHRDRAPAEWRQDESFSAVVHLTPAEAAEFAASVRDLLAVYREREDHPGARPADAVAVAAVTRLFPLLADNPGRPQPA; encoded by the coding sequence ATGAGCGATGAGAAGCGTCAAGCGGCGTCCACCGGCCCACTGCCGTACCGGGCCCGCAAACCGCTCCCGGACCACCCCGTCCGCGTAGCCTTGCTCGACCTGCTCGCGGAGGTGGGCACGGTGACGTCCACCGAGGCCGCCGCCCGCCTCGGCCACAGCTCCGGCCTCTGCTCGTTCCATCTGCGCCAACTCGCCGCGCACGGCCTCATCGAGGAGGCGCCGCACAAGGGCGGCCGGGTGCGGCCGTGGCGGCTGCGCTGGGAGCCCGCGGGTGAGCCGCGGGACCGGGAGGGGGTGGCGGAGTTCGACGTGCTCGCGCGCGGGCTGGAGGACGAGAGCTACCGGCACTGGCTGAGCCACCGCGATCGCGCGCCGGCCGAGTGGCGGCAGGACGAGTCCTTCAGCGCCGTCGTCCACCTCACCCCCGCCGAGGCGGCAGAATTCGCCGCATCCGTACGGGACTTGCTGGCGGTCTACCGCGAGCGCGAGGACCATCCAGGGGCGCGCCCCGCAGACGCCGTGGCCGTGGCGGCGGTCACCAGGCTGTTTCCCCTGCTGGCCGACAACCCGGGCCGCCCGCAGCCGGCCTGA
- a CDS encoding NADPH-dependent FMN reductase → MPTPRVILLLSGSLRSGSSNETVLRTARAVTPTGVRTVLHEGPAALPHFNPDDDVEPLPEPVARLRAAIDAADALLICTPEYAGTLPGAFKNLLDWTVGGTEICDKPVAWVSAAAPGRGLGAEATLRTVLGYTGAAVVVDACVRVPVDRQAVGPDGIITEAGARERLAKVLAVLAESASDADSDTGAGAGTE, encoded by the coding sequence ATGCCGACGCCACGTGTGATCCTTCTGCTGTCCGGAAGCCTGCGGTCCGGTTCCTCCAACGAGACGGTGCTGCGCACCGCGCGGGCCGTGACGCCCACAGGGGTGCGGACCGTGCTCCACGAGGGGCCCGCCGCCCTTCCGCACTTCAACCCCGATGACGACGTCGAGCCGCTGCCGGAGCCGGTGGCCCGGCTGCGCGCGGCGATCGACGCGGCCGACGCCCTGCTGATCTGCACCCCGGAGTACGCGGGGACCCTACCGGGGGCGTTCAAGAACCTCCTCGACTGGACGGTGGGCGGTACCGAGATCTGCGACAAGCCGGTCGCCTGGGTCAGCGCGGCCGCGCCGGGTCGCGGCCTGGGCGCGGAGGCGACGCTGCGCACCGTGCTCGGCTACACGGGCGCCGCCGTCGTCGTGGACGCCTGCGTGCGGGTTCCGGTGGACCGGCAGGCGGTCGGCCCGGACGGGATCATCACGGAGGCGGGCGCGCGGGAGCGGCTCGCGAAGGTGCTCGCGGTGCTGGCGGAATCCGCTTCGGACGCGGACTCGGACACGGGGGCCGGGGCGGGGACCGAGTAG
- a CDS encoding acetamidase/formamidase family protein, with protein MSDFSIHRGQVHHAWDRTVKPVATLAPGDEAVLEFQDAGGGQLTAASTAADLAELDFGTLNPVTGPLYVTGAEPGDALVVDILDVQVGEWGWTACLPGFGLLTDDFPDPYLRVSTITGGYAELLPGLRIPVVPMIGTIGVAPPEPGPHSVIPPRRWGGNMDIRHIGPGARLILPVGVAGALLSAGDAHAAMGDGEVCGTGVETAATVRLRVDVRKGAAPRTPVIETDPVSARTGAALATTGIGPDLMAAAKDAVRALIDEISARTGLVPEDAYLLASVAADLKISEIVDAPNWVVSAHVERELLGGARG; from the coding sequence ATGAGTGATTTCAGCATCCACCGCGGACAGGTGCACCACGCCTGGGACCGGACGGTCAAGCCCGTCGCCACGCTCGCCCCCGGCGACGAGGCGGTCCTGGAGTTCCAGGACGCGGGTGGCGGTCAGCTGACCGCCGCGTCGACCGCCGCAGACCTCGCCGAGCTGGACTTCGGCACCCTCAATCCCGTCACCGGTCCCCTGTACGTGACCGGGGCCGAGCCCGGTGACGCGCTGGTCGTCGACATCCTCGACGTACAGGTCGGGGAGTGGGGCTGGACGGCCTGCCTGCCCGGGTTCGGGCTCCTCACGGACGACTTCCCGGACCCGTACCTGCGCGTCTCGACGATCACCGGTGGATACGCCGAACTGCTGCCCGGACTGCGCATCCCGGTGGTGCCGATGATCGGGACGATCGGCGTGGCCCCGCCCGAACCGGGACCGCACTCGGTCATCCCGCCCCGCCGCTGGGGCGGCAACATGGACATCCGCCACATCGGCCCCGGCGCCCGGCTCATCCTGCCCGTCGGGGTGGCGGGCGCCCTGCTCTCGGCGGGCGACGCGCACGCCGCGATGGGCGACGGCGAGGTCTGCGGTACGGGCGTGGAGACGGCGGCGACGGTGCGGCTGCGGGTGGACGTCCGCAAGGGCGCGGCGCCCCGCACCCCGGTGATCGAGACGGACCCGGTGAGCGCCAGGACCGGCGCGGCCCTGGCCACGACGGGCATCGGGCCGGATCTGATGGCGGCGGCGAAGGACGCGGTGCGCGCGCTGATCGACGAGATCTCGGCCCGGACGGGCCTCGTCCCGGAGGACGCCTATCTGCTGGCGAGCGTGGCGGCCGACCTGAAGATCTCCGAGATCGTGGACGCGCCGAACTGGGTCGTGTCGGCCCATGTGGAGCGGGAGTTGTTGGGCGGGGCGCGGGGGTAG